From a single Artemia franciscana chromosome 9, ASM3288406v1, whole genome shotgun sequence genomic region:
- the LOC136030941 gene encoding mediator of RNA polymerase II transcription subunit 8-like, translated as MQREEKNLEACVDTLLQRISEIKMSMQNLLRKMDLDPEIQWPSVLDSYALLSGQLNQLLKVLKNEKTPLLRNYVTLPLKLSQEPDESLMMTTEGRVKTFSHDLVPDLLRTKPDLDVEQKQNQLETRAASIPHDTAQKQINTLNKIVNNIVETVESSKNEWDSETSSRTNAPITHSTADFHSLLKAVYYGVGIKPGQPPPPGARAGGPPSQQTPSGSMGPGKAPGATIKTNIRSGGGYGR; from the exons ATgcaaagagaagagaaaaaccTTGAAGCTTGTGTGGATACACTTCTTCAAAGGATCAGTGAAATAAAAATGTCAATGCAGAATCTACTGAGGAAGATGGATTTAGACCCAGAAATCCAGTGGCCATCAGTTCTAGATAGTTATGCATTGTTGTCAGGACAG TTAAATCAGCTACTCAAagttctgaaaaatgaaaagaccCCTCTCTTAAGGAACTATGTAACTCTTCCCTTGAAATTAAGCCAAGAACCAGACGAGAGTCTTATGATGACTACGGAAGGAAGAGTAAAGACCTTTTCTCATGACCTTGTACCAGACTTGCTGCGAACTAAGCCAGATTTAGATGTGGAGCAAAAGCAAAATCAGTTAGAAACCAGAGCTGCTAGCATACCTCATGACACTGCTCAG aaacaaattAACACATTGAATAAGATTGTTAACAATATCGTTGAAACTGTGGAATCATCCAAAAATGAGTGGGACAGTGAAACTTCGTCAAGAACAAATGCCCCAATAACCCATTCTACCGCCGATTTTCATTCACTTTTGAAAGCTGTATACTATGGAGTGGGTATCAAACCTGGGCAGCCTCCACCACCAGGTGCAAGAGCAGGTGGACCTCCATCACAGCAAACTCCTTCAG GTTCTATGGGACCTGGAAAAGCACCTGGTGCTACAATCAAGACTAATATTAGATCTGGAGGTGGATATGGACGATGA